The genomic DNA CTTGATTCCCTGCTTGCGCAGCCAACTGACGGCGGCTTCTTCGTCGCCCCCCGTCTCTTGCAGGGCCTTCTTGCAGTCCATCATGGGCAGTCCGGTGCGTTGCCGTAGCGCCATGACCTTTGCCGCAGTGATTTCTGCCATGTTTGTTCTATCTCCCTAAAGGGCTTGGGAAAGCCTCGGTGAATTATTGTAGCGGGCTCGCCCATTCAGGCAGCCAAGCCCGCCAAAAGAGTCTGTGCGAAAACGATCGGTGTGGGCCTACGGGGCAAACGCTGTTCCTGGCCGGCAATGCGTGGCCCCGCTAGCGGTCCATACAGCACGACCAGGGACGATTCGTTGGCTCCGACCCCCGCACGGTTAGTCGGCGTCTTTGTCGTCGCCGACGTCCGGGCTGGTGTAGGCGGCCGGCATGGCGTCTTTGCCACCCGCTCCGGTAGCAGCGTTCGTCTTGCCTTCCAAAATCGCGTCAGCCAGTTGCTGCACGACCAGCTCGATCGACCGAATGCTGTCGTCATTGCCCGGAATGGGCAAATCGACCAGGTCCGGATCGCAGTCGGTATCGATCAGCGCCACAGTCGTGATGCCCAATGAACGGGCCTCGCGGATGGCGTTCTTTTCCTTCTTCGGATCGATCACGATCAGGCATTCGGGCAGACGGTTCATCGTGCGGATGCCGTCCAGATTGCGCAACATCTTGCGATGCTCGCGATTCAGGGCCGATTGCATCTTCTTCGAGTAGGCGGCCAGCTCTTCGCTGTTCTTCAGCTTATCGAGCTCTTCCAGACGGGTGAGCCGGCTGCGAATCGTGCGGAAGTTGGTCAAGGCGCCACCGAGCCAGCGGTCGCTGACAAAGGGCATGCCGCAACGGCGCCCTTCGCGATCGATCGTCT from Pirellulales bacterium includes the following:
- the rpsB gene encoding 30S ribosomal protein S2 is translated as MSTVLVKELIEAGVHFGHRASRWNPKMRPYIYGRRNLIHIIDVRETIRGLIRAKKYISQVAGGGSLVLFVGTKRQASETIDREGRRCGMPFVSDRWLGGALTNFRTIRSRLTRLEELDKLKNSEELAAYSKKMQSALNREHRKMLRNLDGIRTMNRLPECLIVIDPKKEKNAIREARSLGITTVALIDTDCDPDLVDLPIPGNDDSIRSIELVVQQLADAILEGKTNAATGAGGKDAMPAAYTSPDVGDDKDAD